One window of the Ureibacillus sp. FSL W7-1570 genome contains the following:
- the hisD gene encoding histidinol dehydrogenase, giving the protein MKISKLTKNISLKRELENGNEEQLKTVRQVIADVRENGDAAIRKYTEMWDKVVLSDFRVTEEEINEALQNFDPQLKKDLEEAADNIRKYHEAQKREGYTLPLADGSYLAQRIVPLDSVGLYVPGGSAAYPSSVLMNVIPAQVAGVKRIVITSPCGKDGKLPPAVLVCASILGVEEIYKIGGAQAIAALAYGTESIAPVDKITGPGNIFVALAKREVFGQVAIDMIAGPSEICILADDSAYPDEIAADLLSQAEHDMRACAILITTSENLANAVSEQVEEQLKQLPRENIARASIENFGHIYIAETMDQAVDAVNTLAPEHLEIVTENAEEVSKGIRHAGAIFLGRYSSEPVGDYFAGPNHVLPTNSTARFASGLNVDDFIKKTNIIYYSEKTWEENAPKIARLARMEGLEAHARAVESRVWKKGE; this is encoded by the coding sequence ATGAAGATTTCCAAGTTAACCAAAAACATTTCTTTGAAAAGAGAGCTTGAGAACGGAAATGAAGAACAATTGAAAACCGTGCGCCAAGTAATCGCGGACGTTCGGGAAAATGGGGATGCAGCGATCCGCAAATATACGGAGATGTGGGACAAAGTCGTCCTCTCTGATTTCCGGGTGACAGAAGAAGAAATCAATGAAGCCCTTCAAAACTTCGACCCCCAATTGAAAAAGGACCTGGAAGAAGCGGCGGACAATATCCGCAAATATCATGAAGCGCAAAAGCGGGAAGGCTATACATTGCCTTTGGCTGACGGTTCGTACCTTGCCCAACGGATTGTTCCGTTGGATTCGGTGGGATTATACGTGCCGGGGGGATCTGCAGCCTATCCTTCTTCTGTATTGATGAACGTGATTCCTGCCCAAGTGGCCGGGGTGAAACGGATCGTGATCACCTCCCCTTGCGGCAAAGACGGAAAACTTCCTCCTGCCGTGCTTGTTTGCGCGAGCATTTTAGGGGTGGAGGAAATCTATAAAATCGGCGGCGCCCAAGCCATTGCCGCACTCGCCTATGGAACGGAATCCATCGCCCCTGTCGATAAAATCACAGGTCCCGGAAACATTTTTGTGGCCCTTGCGAAGCGGGAAGTATTCGGCCAAGTGGCGATTGATATGATTGCCGGACCAAGTGAAATTTGCATCCTTGCCGATGACTCCGCCTACCCTGATGAAATTGCGGCGGACTTATTGAGCCAAGCGGAGCACGACATGCGGGCTTGCGCGATTTTAATCACAACGAGCGAAAATTTGGCCAATGCGGTCAGCGAACAAGTGGAAGAGCAATTAAAACAACTTCCAAGAGAGAATATTGCGCGAGCGTCCATTGAAAACTTCGGCCACATTTATATTGCGGAAACAATGGATCAGGCGGTGGATGCGGTGAACACCCTTGCTCCTGAACACTTGGAGATTGTGACAGAAAATGCGGAAGAAGTGAGCAAAGGGATCCGCCATGCAGGAGCCATCTTCCTTGGACGGTACAGTTCGGAACCGGTGGGTGATTACTTTGCCGGCCCGAACCACGTACTCCCTACAAACAGCACGGCGCGTTTTGCCAGCGGATTAAATGTGGATGACTTTATTAAAAAGACAAACATCATTTATTATTCGGAAAAAACTTGGGAAGAGAATGCGCCGAAAATTGCGAGACTTGCCCGGATGGAAGGGTTGGAAGCCCATGCGAGAGCCGTGGAATCGCGCGTTTGGAAGAAAGGAGAATAA
- the hisF gene encoding imidazole glycerol phosphate synthase subunit HisF produces MLTKRIIPCLDVKDGRVVKGIQFVGLRDAGDPVELAKYYDGQRADELVFLDISASYEGRQTMVDVVRKTATEVSIPFTVGGGIRTLDDMKRILRAGADKVSVNTSAIERPELIKEGADFFGSQCIVVAIDARYSDEDGTWMVYTHGGRNKTDWTAVEWAKKAVELGAGEILLTSMNKDGEKSGFDLALTKAVRDAVTVPVIASGGAGNKEHFREVLQDVDADAALAASIFHYKETSVPEVKAYLREKGVCVR; encoded by the coding sequence ATGTTGACGAAACGGATCATACCTTGTTTGGACGTAAAAGACGGAAGGGTCGTAAAAGGCATTCAGTTCGTAGGATTAAGGGATGCTGGTGACCCGGTGGAACTTGCAAAGTATTATGATGGGCAAAGAGCCGATGAGCTCGTATTTTTGGATATTTCCGCATCCTACGAAGGCCGGCAAACGATGGTGGATGTCGTGAGAAAAACAGCTACGGAAGTATCCATTCCTTTTACGGTGGGCGGCGGCATCCGCACATTGGATGATATGAAACGGATTTTGCGGGCAGGTGCGGATAAAGTATCCGTCAACACTTCCGCCATCGAAAGACCGGAATTGATCAAAGAAGGGGCGGATTTTTTCGGCTCCCAATGCATCGTAGTCGCGATTGATGCCCGTTACAGCGATGAAGATGGCACTTGGATGGTATATACCCATGGCGGCCGGAACAAAACGGATTGGACCGCTGTGGAGTGGGCAAAAAAAGCGGTGGAGCTTGGAGCTGGTGAAATTCTGCTCACAAGTATGAACAAAGATGGCGAAAAGTCCGGGTTCGACTTGGCTTTGACGAAAGCCGTACGAGATGCGGTGACAGTGCCGGTGATTGCAAGCGGCGGAGCAGGAAACAAGGAACATTTCCGCGAAGTGTTGCAAGATGTGGATGCGGATGCAGCCCTTGCAGCTTCCATTTTCCACTATAAAGAAACAAGCGTGCCTGAAGTGAAGGCGTACTTACGAGAAAAAGGAGTCTGTGTCAGATGA
- the cccB gene encoding cytochrome c551, with protein sequence MKKAWLALLLGSALVLGACGGGDDTADGGSNGDTTADASKGEELVKKNCTSCHGGNLEGMGNTPALNDVGSRLSEEEILDVINNGRNAMPKGLLSGEDAEAAAAWLAQQK encoded by the coding sequence ATGAAAAAAGCATGGTTAGCACTACTATTAGGGTCCGCGCTTGTACTTGGAGCTTGTGGTGGCGGAGACGACACTGCTGACGGAGGTTCAAACGGCGACACTACTGCAGATGCAAGCAAAGGCGAAGAGCTAGTTAAGAAAAACTGTACTTCTTGCCATGGTGGAAATTTGGAAGGTATGGGCAATACGCCTGCATTAAATGACGTTGGTTCAAGATTATCTGAAGAAGAAATCTTAGATGTCATCAACAACGGTAGAAATGCCATGCCTAAAGGTTTGCTTTCAGGTGAAGATGCTGAAGCTGCTGCTGCTTGGTTGGCACAACAAAAATAA
- the hisG gene encoding ATP phosphoribosyltransferase, protein MSSELTIAMPKGRIFEEAYQMLIEAGFKLPEEVEMSRKLMIEIPEENIRFILAKPMDVPVYVEHGVADIGIAGKDVLMEQQRNVHELLDLKISKCHIASAGLPNTQMDEIAPRIATKYPNIAMNYYKGIGEQVEIIELNGSIELAPMIGLADRIVDIVSTGRTLRENGLVEYEHIADVSSRLIANPVSYRMKNERIQEIVSRLKKIVK, encoded by the coding sequence ATGAGTAGCGAATTGACGATTGCCATGCCAAAAGGGCGGATTTTCGAAGAAGCATATCAAATGTTGATTGAAGCAGGATTCAAGCTGCCGGAAGAAGTGGAAATGTCGAGAAAATTGATGATTGAGATTCCGGAAGAAAATATCCGCTTTATTTTAGCGAAACCGATGGATGTGCCGGTTTATGTGGAACATGGGGTTGCGGATATCGGCATTGCGGGGAAAGATGTGTTAATGGAACAGCAGCGGAATGTCCATGAACTGTTGGATTTAAAAATTAGCAAATGCCATATTGCATCAGCGGGATTGCCGAATACGCAAATGGATGAAATCGCCCCGCGCATCGCAACAAAATATCCCAATATCGCGATGAATTATTATAAAGGCATTGGCGAGCAAGTGGAAATCATCGAATTGAACGGTTCCATCGAACTTGCGCCGATGATCGGCCTTGCAGATCGCATCGTGGATATCGTGTCAACCGGCAGAACGTTAAGGGAAAATGGGTTGGTGGAATATGAACATATCGCCGATGTATCATCCCGCCTAATTGCCAACCCGGTAAGTTATCGGATGAAAAATGAACGCATACAAGAAATCGTATCCCGATTGAAGAAAATTGTGAAGTAA
- the lgt gene encoding prolipoprotein diacylglyceryl transferase, whose product MDTILLAIDPVAISIGPLTVRWYGIIIVTGIILGYIVAQAEGKKRGLPEDFFGDLLLWAVPISILCARLYYVIMKWDYYGANPGKIIEIWNGGIAIHGALIGAITTAYIFCRVRKVSFLKVADIAAPSILIGQIIGRWGNFMNQEAYGGPVSREFLENLFLPDWLIEQMYIHDLGTYVHPTFLYESAWNFVGLIILLLFRKANLQRGEIFFSYLIWYSIGRFFIEALRTDSLYLVGDLRSAQVVSITLIIVGFVSIFYRRWKVRPVVRYLDK is encoded by the coding sequence ATGGATACGATTTTGTTAGCAATTGATCCGGTTGCCATAAGCATTGGTCCACTCACTGTCCGGTGGTATGGCATTATCATTGTCACAGGCATCATCCTCGGGTATATCGTTGCCCAGGCTGAGGGGAAAAAGCGCGGATTACCTGAAGATTTTTTCGGGGATTTGTTGTTGTGGGCGGTGCCGATTTCAATCCTTTGCGCCCGCCTCTACTATGTCATCATGAAATGGGATTATTACGGTGCAAACCCTGGGAAAATCATTGAAATTTGGAATGGCGGGATTGCCATCCACGGGGCATTGATTGGTGCGATCACGACCGCGTATATTTTCTGTCGAGTGAGAAAAGTGAGCTTTTTAAAGGTTGCGGATATTGCGGCTCCAAGCATATTGATTGGCCAAATCATCGGTCGCTGGGGAAATTTCATGAATCAAGAAGCTTATGGAGGTCCTGTATCCCGTGAGTTTCTTGAAAATTTATTTTTGCCGGATTGGCTGATAGAACAAATGTACATCCATGATTTGGGTACATATGTTCATCCGACTTTCCTCTATGAATCCGCATGGAATTTTGTCGGGCTCATCATTTTACTGTTGTTCAGAAAAGCCAATTTGCAACGTGGGGAAATTTTCTTCTCCTATTTAATTTGGTATTCCATTGGCCGGTTTTTTATCGAAGCTCTGCGAACAGACAGTTTGTATTTGGTTGGGGATTTGCGCTCAGCCCAAGTCGTTTCGATCACATTGATCATCGTCGGTTTTGTTTCGATATTCTATCGCCGGTGGAAAGTTCGGCCAGTCGTTCGTTATCTAGATAAATAG
- a CDS encoding acyltransferase, with product MRRTERYQVQGGANSLWHVYKTVSFWKVVKCFIFIQIGRITPFMGLKNWIYRTFLKMKIGKKTSLALMVMPDTMFPERITIGDNTIIGYNTTILAHEYLIDEYRLGDVKIGNEVMVGANSTILPGVEIGDGAIVSAATLVNKDVPAGAMVGGNPMRIIYTAEEMAERKKKRQMKGDGAV from the coding sequence ATGCGGAGAACTGAAAGGTACCAGGTTCAAGGAGGCGCCAACTCTTTATGGCATGTTTATAAAACCGTATCCTTTTGGAAGGTTGTCAAATGCTTTATCTTTATTCAAATCGGCCGGATCACGCCATTTATGGGATTGAAAAATTGGATTTATCGCACCTTTTTGAAAATGAAAATCGGGAAGAAAACGTCCCTTGCATTGATGGTCATGCCTGATACGATGTTCCCGGAGCGCATAACCATCGGCGACAATACCATTATTGGGTACAATACGACGATTTTGGCTCATGAGTATTTGATCGATGAGTACCGCTTGGGTGATGTGAAAATCGGGAATGAAGTGATGGTTGGTGCAAATTCAACGATTTTGCCGGGAGTGGAAATCGGTGATGGCGCGATTGTTTCGGCAGCGACTTTGGTGAATAAAGATGTTCCTGCCGGAGCAATGGTGGGAGGAAACCCGATGCGCATCATTTACACGGCGGAAGAAATGGCGGAACGGAAAAAGAAAAGACAAATGAAGGGGGATGGGGCTGTATAG
- a CDS encoding nucleoside recognition domain-containing protein codes for MSTLKKGFVAGGQTAWSLSKVIFPITFIVTILQFTPVLPWLIHIIEPLMGILGLSGEAAIPLVLGNFLNLYAAIAGILSVDLTVKEVFILAVMLSFSHNMFIETGVALKVGVKLWVVLAVRFGLAILSAIVIRFVWNGGGEMAHYGLVPTQTPDPNGWGEILFLGLEKACYGILQLLIIVIPLMIIVQFLRDYHFLDKLSNALAPVTKVIGVKPNAAMTLVAGLVIGLAYGAGVMIQSVKEDGVSKKDATLCFIFLVACHAVIEDTLIFAPLGVPILYLLLIRLITAFVLTIIVAYIWNRADLKALNKEVAQTE; via the coding sequence ATGTCTACGTTAAAAAAGGGGTTCGTCGCAGGCGGCCAAACCGCTTGGTCATTAAGCAAAGTCATTTTTCCGATTACATTTATTGTTACGATTTTACAATTTACACCGGTTCTGCCTTGGCTTATCCATATCATTGAACCGTTGATGGGGATACTCGGATTGAGCGGGGAGGCGGCAATTCCGCTTGTTCTTGGAAATTTCCTGAACTTATATGCAGCCATTGCGGGGATTTTGTCCGTTGATCTTACCGTAAAAGAAGTGTTTATTCTTGCGGTGATGCTTTCCTTCTCCCACAATATGTTTATCGAAACGGGCGTCGCCTTGAAAGTGGGGGTAAAGCTTTGGGTGGTACTCGCGGTGCGCTTTGGATTGGCGATCCTTTCCGCCATTGTGATCCGTTTTGTTTGGAACGGCGGTGGAGAGATGGCCCATTATGGATTGGTTCCTACCCAAACTCCGGATCCGAACGGCTGGGGGGAAATTTTATTTTTGGGACTTGAAAAAGCGTGTTACGGAATTTTGCAATTGTTGATCATTGTAATTCCTTTGATGATCATCGTGCAATTTTTGCGCGACTATCATTTCTTGGATAAATTATCGAATGCATTGGCTCCGGTGACGAAAGTGATTGGCGTAAAGCCAAACGCTGCCATGACATTGGTTGCCGGTTTAGTCATCGGCTTGGCTTACGGGGCAGGTGTGATGATTCAATCTGTCAAAGAGGATGGCGTGAGCAAAAAAGACGCTACGTTATGTTTCATCTTCTTGGTCGCTTGCCATGCGGTGATTGAGGATACGCTCATCTTCGCGCCGTTGGGGGTACCAATTTTATATTTGTTGTTGATTCGACTGATTACAGCATTTGTTTTGACAATCATTGTGGCTTATATTTGGAATAGGGCAGATCTGAAGGCATTAAACAAGGAAGTGGCACAAACAGAATGA
- a CDS encoding ATP phosphoribosyltransferase regulatory subunit: MSSIKKFEKPLGMRDTFPRIYEKMERARQIGRQVFRSRGFDFIETPTLEYYDTVGKASAISDSFLFKLVDSQGNTLVLRPDMTTPITRVATSKLLKEKIPLRLAYSANVFRAQQMEGGRPAEFGQMGIEIIGDKTVFADAEVIITAVQLMKELGIESFKLTIGHAGVLHDILDDYTDHDYQREILRNLLVERNYVGFEEAVHEFDLPATKANALLEFINEATNLSSIEDMEKYVRKNDGIEYMKQLSKLIDAYDLSQYVSFDFTLSSHMSYYTGMLFEVFASGSGFPLGNGGRYDGLLHLFGSDVGATGFSIRIDRLLEVLPKEEVEEETVCILFDDEDFIKALDLASTLREQGARVTVQSKKGLMNKEAFTKLFSRVVDLSQEEAQ; the protein is encoded by the coding sequence ATGTCATCCATCAAAAAATTTGAAAAACCCCTTGGAATGAGAGATACATTCCCTCGAATTTATGAAAAAATGGAGAGGGCAAGGCAAATCGGGCGCCAAGTCTTTCGTTCAAGGGGATTTGATTTTATCGAAACGCCTACATTGGAATATTACGATACTGTCGGAAAAGCGTCCGCCATCTCTGATTCCTTCTTATTCAAATTGGTGGACAGCCAAGGAAATACCCTTGTTTTGCGTCCGGATATGACAACGCCGATTACAAGGGTGGCCACATCCAAATTGTTGAAAGAAAAAATACCGCTACGGCTTGCCTATTCAGCCAATGTGTTCCGCGCACAGCAAATGGAAGGCGGAAGACCGGCTGAATTCGGACAAATGGGCATTGAAATTATTGGAGATAAAACGGTTTTTGCTGATGCGGAAGTGATCATAACAGCGGTACAATTAATGAAAGAGTTGGGCATCGAGTCGTTCAAATTGACGATTGGGCATGCAGGCGTACTCCATGATATTTTGGACGATTATACAGATCATGATTATCAGCGGGAAATTTTGCGGAATTTGCTTGTGGAGCGCAATTATGTCGGATTCGAAGAGGCGGTGCATGAATTTGATTTGCCGGCAACGAAAGCCAATGCGTTGCTTGAGTTTATCAATGAAGCAACAAATCTGTCTTCCATTGAAGATATGGAAAAATACGTGCGCAAAAACGACGGTATCGAATATATGAAACAACTTTCCAAATTAATTGATGCATACGATCTTTCCCAATATGTGTCATTCGATTTTACCCTCTCAAGCCATATGAGCTATTACACGGGCATGCTGTTTGAAGTATTTGCATCGGGCAGCGGTTTCCCGTTAGGCAATGGCGGCCGTTATGACGGTTTGTTGCATTTGTTTGGAAGTGACGTGGGAGCCACTGGATTCAGCATCCGCATCGACCGGCTGCTTGAAGTGTTGCCGAAAGAAGAAGTGGAAGAAGAAACCGTCTGCATTTTATTTGATGACGAAGATTTTATCAAGGCATTGGATCTTGCATCCACATTAAGGGAACAGGGAGCCCGTGTAACGGTCCAATCCAAAAAAGGGTTAATGAATAAAGAAGCATTCACGAAACTGTTTAGTCGGGTTGTTGATTTGAGCCAGGAGGAAGCACAATGA
- the hprK gene encoding HPr(Ser) kinase/phosphatase, with protein sequence MAQVTTKDVMEKFDLKLVSGHEGIGRYITTSDISRPGLEMAGYFTHYPADRVQLIGRTELSFFEMLPPDLKRERMMKLCSQETPAIIISRNMEVPQELIDASNHNNVPVLVTSMKTTRFSSRLTNFLESKLAPSTAIHGVLVDVYGIGVLIIGKSGVGKSETALELIKKGHRLVADDCVEIRQEAENLLIGSPPPLLEHLLEIRGIGIINIMTLFGASAVRPYKRITLIVELETWDPNKTYDRLGLDEEKMKIIDTEITKLTIPVRPGRNVSVIIEVAAMNYRLKKIGINPALEFSRRLDEVIAMHDEIDEY encoded by the coding sequence ATGGCACAAGTTACAACAAAAGATGTAATGGAAAAATTTGATTTAAAGCTTGTCAGCGGTCATGAAGGGATCGGCCGGTATATTACAACAAGCGATATTTCAAGGCCTGGATTGGAGATGGCCGGGTATTTTACCCATTATCCTGCAGACCGCGTGCAACTGATTGGAAGAACCGAGTTATCTTTTTTTGAAATGCTCCCTCCGGATTTGAAAAGAGAACGAATGATGAAATTGTGCTCACAGGAAACGCCGGCAATTATCATTTCAAGAAATATGGAAGTGCCGCAGGAATTGATCGATGCTTCCAATCACAACAATGTGCCTGTACTTGTCACTTCCATGAAAACGACAAGATTCTCGAGCAGGCTGACAAACTTTCTGGAAAGTAAACTGGCTCCATCTACGGCCATTCATGGCGTATTGGTGGATGTTTATGGAATCGGTGTATTGATTATCGGAAAAAGCGGTGTAGGGAAAAGTGAAACCGCTCTGGAGTTAATTAAGAAGGGCCATCGTTTGGTCGCGGACGATTGTGTGGAAATACGCCAGGAAGCCGAGAATTTATTGATTGGAAGTCCGCCGCCATTATTGGAGCATTTACTGGAAATTCGGGGAATCGGCATCATCAACATCATGACTTTGTTCGGCGCAAGCGCTGTTCGTCCATATAAACGCATTACATTGATCGTGGAGCTGGAAACCTGGGATCCAAATAAAACATACGACCGTTTGGGCCTGGATGAAGAAAAAATGAAAATCATTGATACGGAAATAACAAAATTGACGATTCCGGTACGGCCAGGACGAAATGTTTCCGTAATTATTGAAGTGGCAGCGATGAACTATCGTTTGAAAAAAATCGGCATCAATCCTGCATTGGAATTTTCTAGAAGGTTGGACGAGGTCATTGCAATGCATGATGAAATAGATGAATATTAA
- the hisH gene encoding imidazole glycerol phosphate synthase subunit HisH, producing the protein MKIGVIDYGMGNLFSVTQALKKLNAEVILSSKPEELREADALILPGVGAFPDAMKRLQETGLDGFIRSEVKNGKPLLGICLGMQLLFEESEEVAPTNGFGFFEGKVVRFSGISEKGEKYRVPHMGWNSLTFHSVPDWLKGEQLPEDKHVYFVHSYYANTDSPQVVATADYFGVQVPGIVQNGNVCGMQFHPEKSGGFGVYLLKKWLQGVK; encoded by the coding sequence ATGAAAATAGGTGTTATCGATTACGGAATGGGAAATTTATTCAGCGTGACGCAAGCGCTAAAAAAATTAAATGCAGAAGTGATTCTGTCTTCCAAACCGGAAGAATTGAGAGAAGCCGATGCGCTCATTTTGCCTGGAGTAGGCGCTTTTCCGGATGCGATGAAACGATTGCAGGAAACCGGGCTTGATGGGTTTATCCGCAGTGAAGTCAAAAACGGCAAACCCCTTCTAGGCATCTGTTTAGGAATGCAGCTTTTGTTTGAAGAAAGTGAAGAAGTTGCTCCGACCAATGGCTTTGGTTTCTTTGAAGGCAAAGTTGTCCGCTTTTCCGGTATTTCAGAAAAAGGTGAAAAATACCGGGTTCCCCATATGGGATGGAATTCATTGACATTCCATTCGGTTCCCGATTGGTTGAAAGGGGAACAATTGCCGGAGGACAAGCATGTTTATTTTGTCCATTCTTATTATGCAAACACCGACTCCCCTCAAGTGGTGGCTACTGCCGATTATTTTGGCGTTCAAGTTCCCGGCATTGTTCAAAACGGCAATGTTTGCGGCATGCAGTTCCATCCTGAAAAGTCAGGGGGATTCGGCGTGTATTTATTGAAAAAGTGGCTGCAAGGGGTGAAATAA
- the ppaX gene encoding pyrophosphatase PpaX, with the protein MKALLFDFDGTLLNTNELIIRTFMHVLNDKFPGQYSPQDCIKFIGPSLKETFEQITPNEVDEMISKYREWNHAYHDQYAKEFDGVNETLEQLKQEGHKLVIVSTKKKETIERGLKLMKAEHYFDFWIGLEDVSRVKPDPEPVLLALDRLKVPKEKALMIGDNYHDILAGKNAGVKTAGVAWSIKGEDYLRQFQPDYMLHHMSDLLTIVKGL; encoded by the coding sequence ATGAAAGCTTTACTATTTGATTTTGATGGTACATTATTAAATACAAATGAATTAATTATCCGGACATTTATGCATGTATTAAACGACAAATTTCCTGGGCAATATTCGCCGCAAGATTGCATCAAATTCATTGGTCCGTCATTAAAAGAGACATTTGAACAAATTACGCCAAATGAAGTCGATGAAATGATCTCGAAATATCGCGAGTGGAACCATGCTTATCACGACCAATATGCGAAAGAATTTGACGGCGTGAATGAAACGTTGGAACAGTTGAAACAGGAAGGACATAAATTAGTCATCGTTTCCACGAAAAAAAAGGAAACGATTGAACGTGGTCTCAAATTGATGAAAGCGGAGCATTATTTTGATTTTTGGATCGGCTTGGAAGATGTAAGCAGGGTAAAACCGGATCCGGAGCCGGTCTTGTTGGCATTGGACCGCTTGAAAGTGCCGAAAGAAAAAGCTTTAATGATCGGGGATAATTATCACGATATTTTGGCGGGAAAAAATGCGGGTGTTAAAACTGCCGGAGTGGCTTGGTCAATCAAAGGGGAGGATTATTTGAGACAGTTCCAGCCGGATTATATGTTGCATCACATGTCCGACTTACTAACGATCGTGAAGGGGTTGTAA
- the hisIE gene encoding bifunctional phosphoribosyl-AMP cyclohydrolase/phosphoribosyl-ATP diphosphatase HisIE, protein MIEIENLKFDEKGLIPAVVQDARSKQVLTVAYMNKESLQKTIETGETWFYSRSRGELWHKGETSGNTQKVISITTDCDQDALVVEVVPAGPACHKGTTSCFTETVVENGHVGSVGIIPELVEIIKKREEEMPEGAYTTYLFTEGIDKICKKVGEEATEVVIGAKNRNPEEVKWEAADLIYHLLVLLQEQKISVYDVLDVLVERHKQKRASTKNTK, encoded by the coding sequence ATGATTGAAATAGAAAATTTGAAATTCGATGAAAAGGGATTAATTCCCGCCGTTGTGCAAGATGCACGTTCAAAACAAGTGTTGACCGTTGCTTATATGAATAAGGAATCCCTTCAAAAAACGATCGAAACTGGGGAAACGTGGTTCTATTCCCGTTCACGCGGCGAACTTTGGCACAAAGGAGAAACAAGCGGCAATACGCAAAAGGTCATCTCCATCACAACCGATTGCGATCAGGATGCGTTGGTGGTTGAGGTTGTTCCGGCAGGTCCCGCTTGCCATAAAGGGACAACTTCCTGCTTTACGGAAACCGTTGTTGAAAACGGACATGTCGGCAGTGTCGGCATCATTCCGGAATTGGTGGAAATCATCAAGAAACGGGAAGAAGAAATGCCTGAGGGTGCCTATACAACTTACTTATTCACTGAAGGAATCGATAAAATCTGCAAAAAAGTCGGTGAAGAGGCGACAGAAGTGGTCATCGGCGCAAAAAACCGCAATCCGGAAGAAGTGAAATGGGAAGCGGCCGATTTGATTTACCACTTGCTTGTACTATTGCAAGAGCAGAAAATCAGCGTGTATGATGTATTGGATGTGTTGGTGGAGCGCCATAAGCAAAAAAGGGCCAGCACAAAAAATACAAAATAA
- the hisB gene encoding imidazoleglycerol-phosphate dehydratase HisB gives MTQAKKRFAQIERTTKETQIKVEFYLDGEGKAEVDTGVPFMDHMLDLFMKHGLFDGKIVANGDTHIDDHHTTEDLGIVLGQAVKEALGDKRGIRRYGNAFVPMDDALAQVVVDCSNRPHLEYRVTPELKPKVGTFDTELVHEFLWKFALEARMNVHVIVPYGHNTHHIIEAIFKALARAIDDAVQSDPRVKGVPSTKGLLA, from the coding sequence ATGACGCAAGCCAAAAAACGATTTGCCCAAATCGAACGGACAACGAAAGAAACCCAAATCAAAGTGGAATTTTATCTGGATGGGGAAGGAAAAGCGGAAGTTGATACCGGCGTTCCCTTTATGGACCACATGCTTGATTTATTTATGAAGCACGGCTTGTTCGACGGTAAAATTGTGGCGAATGGGGATACGCATATCGATGATCACCATACGACGGAGGATCTCGGCATCGTTTTGGGACAAGCGGTGAAAGAAGCCCTTGGGGATAAACGGGGCATCCGGCGATACGGAAACGCCTTTGTGCCGATGGATGATGCTTTGGCCCAAGTGGTGGTGGATTGTTCCAACCGCCCGCACTTGGAATACCGTGTGACGCCGGAATTGAAACCAAAAGTGGGAACATTCGATACGGAATTGGTCCATGAATTTTTATGGAAGTTTGCTTTGGAAGCGAGAATGAACGTGCATGTGATTGTCCCTTATGGCCACAATACGCACCATATCATTGAAGCCATTTTTAAAGCCCTTGCCCGCGCAATTGATGATGCGGTACAAAGCGATCCGCGGGTCAAAGGAGTACCTTCAACGAAAGGACTACTCGCATGA